A single genomic interval of Carassius gibelio isolate Cgi1373 ecotype wild population from Czech Republic chromosome A22, carGib1.2-hapl.c, whole genome shotgun sequence harbors:
- the LOC127942543 gene encoding uncharacterized protein LOC127942543, with the protein MSLVGTFGPHNIGNTRSLFLSLLQSCNRLQLQCLVEGTRFIYSNNMKILQLLFYLVICCKAAVSDLLTDLGSNVTISCDLDENEVYWILLKTADPPTLILRIFPHPKPPFYPNKSFRNKYSVQFKHRLVINNVTADELGVYYCMNTRTPPKLSNSTRIYFTESAHLTECHNHTVLEFIDQNQTQSQIIIIISALMNGLLIILLIGVIKVFVVGKRSSADKSEQINTNLQQMQVIEQHQDPNLLQYAEVDFSKLRRNIRSSQINSTYAALKPPKS; encoded by the exons ATGtcccttgtggggacatttggacCTCATAACATAGGTAATACCAg AAGTTTGTTCCTGTCTTTGCTTCAGAGCTGCAATAGACTTCAGCTTCAGTGTCTTGTGGAGGGAACAAGGTTCATTTACAGCAACAACATGAAGATCCTTCAGCTTCTGTTCT atttGGTAATCTGTTGTAAAGCTGCAGTTTCAGATCTTCTGACTGATTTGGGATCAAATGTGACCATAAGCTGTGATCTTGATGAAAATGAGGTTTATTGGATTTTACTGAAAACAGCAGATCCTCCAACACTGATTCTACGAATATTTCCACACCCCAAACCACCTTTTTACCCAAATaaatcattcagaaacaaatattcagtgcagtttaaacatcgtctggttattaataatgtgactgctgatgaattaggagtttattactgTATGAACACACGCACTCCTCCAAAACTCAGTAACAGCACAAGAATATACTTCACCG AATCAGCTCATCTAACTGAGTGTCACAATCACACAGTTCTGGAGTTTATTGATCAGAATCAAACACAATCACAGATTATTATCATCATATCTGCTCTGATGAACGGGCTTCTGATCATTCTGCTGATCG GagtaataaaagtttttgttgttgGAAAAAGAAGTTCAGCAGACAAATCAGAACAAATCAATACTAATCTACAGCAGATGCAAGTTATAGAACAGCATCAGGACCCAAACCTATTacag TACGCCGAGGTGGATTTTTCCAAGCTGCGTAGAAATATTCGGTCAAGCCAAATCAACAGCACCTATGCTGCTCTAAAGCCACCAAAATCATAA